The DNA window TGCAAAAACGATCCCGTCGGCTCAATGCCCAACCCGATGAAGTTCAGATACTTCTTCATCTTTTGCACCCGATACAACTCCGCCACCGCGTCTGAAGTCACCGCTTCATACAACGCTTCGACATACCGCAACACCTCCCGGCCACTCGGCAAATACACCGACTCGCCGCCCAGATGTTCGCGAATCTGCCTAAACATCCACGGATTGCGAATCGCCCCCCGACCAATCATCAACCCCGCCGCGCCCGTCAAATCCAACACCTCCGACGCCTTCTGCGCAGAATAAACATTGCCATTCGCAATCACCGGACACGACATCACCTCCACCGCGCGCGCAATAAAATCGTAATGCACCTCACTGCGATACATCTCCTTCACCGTCCGACCATGCACCGTCAGTAAATCAATCTCATGTCGATTCAAGATCGGCAACAAATCTTCAAACACCGCCGGATCATCAAACCCGATTCGAGTCTTCACCGTCAGTTTCACCGTCACCGCCTCACGCAAAGCCCCCAGGATTCGATCCACCAACGCCAGATCACGCAACAACCCTCCCCCTGCACATTTTTTGTAAACAATCGGCGCCGGACACCCCAAGTTCAAATCGATCGCCACCGCCGACGATTGCTGCAATTCCTTCGCCGTCCGCACCAGTGAAGGCACGTCATTGCCAATCATCTGCGCCACCACCGGCCGACCCGTTGGATTCTCCACCACCGACCTCAAAATGTCTTTCTCCAATCGCGAATCGGCATGCACCCGAAAATACTCCGTCACATAAAAATCCGCCCCGCCATACCCCTGGATCAACTTCCAGAACGGCCAGTCCGTCACATCCTGCATCGGCGCAAGCGCCAGCATCGGAGCTTCCGCACCGAGCATCGAATCAAAAACCTCGCGATCATTCACCAGCCTTCACCAAAGCAAAGCTCGTCACCTCCCGCAACCCGCGCCCCACAAAAAAAGACGTTCCCCGGAATCAACCCCGGGGAACGCCTATCAAAACCACAGGAAAGCCTGTGGACGATTCAGTGCCGATCCAACATCTGGCACCTCTGCTGCCTGCATCGGCAAAGACGCTTCTGCATACGGCCCAACAGTTCATCCTGTGCGCCTTCATCAAAAACAAGGTCATACCCAAAAACCCTGCCAATCAACTGTTTCATGCGACCTTTAGCCTCATTCAAAGTGCCTTTAAGTTCCAACCAGCTCATGCTTTAAAATCGAAAGCTGCAAATTACGTGGATGTATTTTAATCGCAGAAAATCCGGCCTTGCCAGTTGCCATCCCCAACCCAACTTCCATCCTTACGCGTAATTAATCCATCAAGGTCCCCACGGAGCCAGTCCCCCGCAAACCGCCCATGCCACCCAACTCCAAAGAACTCCGCCACCCCATCAAGGTCGTCTGCCATCGCACCGGCCTCACCTCGCATGCGATCCGGGTATGGGAACGCCGCTACGGACTCATTTGCTGCCAGCGCACCGACTCCAACCGCCGCCTCTACTCCGACGACGAAATCGAACGTCTGCGCCTCCTCAAAACCCTCACCGACTGCGGCCATCGCATCAGCCAGATCTCCAAACTCGATCACGAAGAGCTCTACGCCCTCCACAAAAAAGACCTTCCGCAAAGCGCCCCCGAAGACCCACATTCCCGAATCCACAGCACGCCCGCCCAGTGCCTTGCCCGCTGCCTCGAGGCCGTCGTCGAACTCGAAGCCGCCGCCATGACCGAGCTTCTGGAGCAATCGCTCATCCGCTACGGTGCCCGCACCACTCTCATCCAGATCGTCGCCCCTCTCGTTCACGAAGTCGGCGAAGCCTGGCGCAAAGGCGAACTCCGCGTCGTCCACGAACACCTCGCCACCAATGTCGTGCGCGACTTCCTCGCCCTCAGTGTGCGCTGTTACCCCAACAACCGCAACTCCCCCGAAATCGTCATTGCCACCCCCACCGGCCAGATCCACGAAGTGGGCGCCCTTCTCGCCGCCGCCGCCGCCCGCGACCTTGGCTGGCGCGCCACCTACCTCGGCCCTTCACTCCCCGCCGAAGAAATCGCCGCCGCTGCCGCCACGCGCAAGGCACGCGCCGTCGCCCTCAGCACCGTCTATCCCGGCGACGATCCGCAGATCCCCATCGAAATCACCCGACTGCGCCAGCTCCTCCCCGCCGAAACCACCATGCTCATCGGCGGTCGCGCCGCCTTCGGTTACCACGGAGCCCTGCGCATCCCGGACGTCCATCTCGTCACAGGACTTCACGATCTCGAAAAAATCCTCGAGCGCATTCCCTCCACCGCCCCCGCTCAACCCGCTCCTGACCAGTCCACCTTCGCATGACCAAGTCAAACACCAGCATCCTCTTCGTCTGCATGGGCAACATCTGCCGATCCCCCGCCGCTGAGGGTGTCATGCTCCATCAACTCGAAAAAGCCAGCCTCAGCGATCAAGTCCGCATCGACTCCGCCGGCACCTTCGGCTTCCACGCTGGCAATCTGCCCGACAAACGCATGCGGGCCGCCGCCAGCCATCGCGGCATCACCCTCGAAAGCCGCGCCCGCGAAATTCAGCCCGCCGACTTGGAAAGCTTTGACCTCATCCTCGTCATGGACCGCGACAACCTCGCCAACGTCCGCGCCCTCGACCCTACCCAAATCCATCAGGAAAAAATCCGTCTATTCTGCGACTACTGCACCGAGCACGATCAAAAAGAAGTTCCCGATCCCTACTACGGCGGACCCGATGGCTTCGAACTCGTCCTCGATCTCCTGGAAGACGGTTGCACCGAGCTCACCCGCCGACTCCAGGCCCATCAGCCCTTGCGTTGATTTCTCATGGCCACAGCGCTGCTCCAGCATCTATGCCAGAGAATCAGTGACGAAACGTCCCAGCCTTTCGAATCGTTCACCACCCAACCCGCCAGCGGCGGCTGCATCCACCAATCCTACATTCTCCGAGGACGGCAGCACCAATATTTCGTCAAAACCAATCGCGCTTCGCTGATCAATCTCTTCGCCACCGAAGCCGAATCACTCAAAGCCCTCGCTGCCACCCAGACCCTTCGAGTCCCCAACCCCCTCTGCTTTGGAGTCAAAGACTCTCACAGCTACCTTGTCCTCGAACATCTCGATCTAATTCCAAGTCGCGACCCCGCCGATGCCGCAGCGATGGGCACCCAACTCGCCGCCCTGCACCGGCAACTTGCACCCGACAACCACCACGGCTGGCGCGCCAGCAACTTCATCGGTGCCACCCTTCAGCCCAATCAACCCAACACCAACTGGATCGACTTCTGGCGCGAACAACGCCTGAACTGGCAATTCCAACTCGCGCAAGACCAAGGCGTCCGCTTCAAAAATCGAGATCGCCTTCTCGATAACCTCCCCCACCTCTTCCGCGACTATCGCCCCGTTCCCTCGCTGCTTCACGGAGACCTTTGGAGTGGCAACGCCAGCTTCACCGCTGATGGAACCCCGGTCATCTTTGATCCGGCCAGCTACTACGGCGATCGCGAGACCGACCTCGCCTTCACCGAACTTTTCGGAAGCTTCCCACCCGCCTTCTACATCGCCTACGACAACGCCTGGCCACGTCACTCCGGTTGGCAAACTCGCCGAGAACTTTACAATCTTTATCACATTCTCAACCACTACCACCTCTTCGGCGGACACTACGCCCCGCAAGCCCAGCAAATGATCGATCAGCTTGTGCAAAAACTCTGAGTCACTGGATTGCCGCATCTGACCAACACCAATGGTAACCTCAGATCATCCAATCCCATGAAACTCAGCCATCTTCTCCTCACCTTGCTCGTCACTCTTGCCCTCACCGCGTGCGGAAAAGACGCCTCAAACACATCATCGACATCAACGTCGAAGAACCACCTCAGCATGAACATCAACGGCACCCCGTGGATTGCTGACCACAAGATTTGGGGCGCTTTCCATCCTGCCGGATACAACCAAGCCATCGTCATCTCGGGAAGCAAAGGCCCTGAGGATAAACAAGAACAAGCGTTTAATCTTAACCTCTACTACACGCCCGGTCCGGGAACTTATCGGATCGCCAAAGGCAACTCAGACAACAGCGTCATCCAGTTGGTCAACCTCAGCCCTGATAATTTTCTCTACGGAAGCGTGATGGGATTCGACGTAAAAGTCACCATCACCAAAGCCTCGGCCAATCCCACCGTCATCGAAGCCACCTTCGAAGGTGAAATGAGTGGCAACGCCAGCGACACCATCAAAATCACCGACGGCAAGTTCACCTATCGCGAATAGTGTGATTTAACGCCTGCACCTGCCCCCAGCGAAAATGCTCGGCAATGGCCTGCGTCACAAAAGCTTTCCCTTCCCTCACCGCTTCTTCCAACGACTTGCCATGCCCCAGTCCAGCCGCAATCGCCGCTGAATAAGTGCAGCCGGTGCCATGCGTATTCACCCCCTCAATCCGCTCTCCTTCAAACCAAATCAGTCGCCCCTGCTTTTTCTCCAACAGCAAATCCGGGACCTGACTCCCCTGCAAGTGCCCGCCCTTCATCAGCACCGCACAGCCATATCGCTCCACCAAAACCTCCGCCCCCAGCACCATCTCATCGCGCGATTCGATGCGCCTACCCACCAGCGCTGCCGCTTCATCCAAATTGGGTGTCAGCACGGTCGCCAATGGAAACAATTTGCCCGTCATCTCATCAACTGCATCCGCCTCCAGTAGACTCGCGCCACTGGTTGCCACCATCACCGGATCCACCACCAGCGGAATCCCCCGGCCCAGCGTCGACCACACCTTCACCACTGCCGCAATCTGCGAACGACCGCCAAGCATCCCGGTCTTCGCCGCCGCCAATGGAAAACCCTCCATCAACACCCGCACTTGGTCCTCGACCATCGCTGCATCCAACAACTGCACCCGCTCCACCAAAGTTGAGGTCTCCGCCACCACACTCGTCAACGCGGTCAACCCAAAGCAACCCAGCGTCGTGAACGTCTTCAAGTCCGCCTGTATCCCCGCCCCGGCCGAGCAATCCGAACCCGCCATCGTCAATACCACCGGCGGAGAAAGTCGATTCATTGTCATAAAGAGAAAGTAGAAGGCTCGTCCCGAGCCTTTCAAAAATCAACCCAAGGCTCGGGCCGAGCCTTCTACTTTCTCATTTCAAGCAACCACCGCTTCTTTCGAGGTATTCGTCACATTGCCCACTTCAAATTCGTGACACCAACCTTTGATCTGCAAGTCGTTAAAAATCTTGCCGATCACGCGCCGCAACAAACCTTTCAAATTCGCATTGTCCACGGTCTGCAACGAACGCACCGCCTGCTCCTTGTAACTCTCCAACAGCATCATCGCCTTCTCATGCGCGGAACTCGACTGCGCCCATTCACGAATGAGCGCCTTGTCCGGAATCTGCGGCAGCTCACCCGCCCACAGCTTCTCCATCGTCTCTTTCACTTCGCCCGTGCCACGCTCACGCAACAATGACAGCACCACACTCGGCCGGATGGTTGCCTGATTGTTCGCATCCGCATCATCGCCCAAATCATCCAAATCATCCCGGATCTGATACGCAATGCCCAGCGCTTCACTGTATTCGTGCAGCGCCTCTTCGGTCTCGTCCAACTGACCACTCATTGCCGCCCCGATCTTCAACGCCACCTCGAATGCCGGTGCCGTTTTGCTCCTAAAAATCTCCAACACCTGCTTCGTGTCCAACGCCACCGGATGCTCATTCCACAACAACTCCGCGCCCTGACCACGGCACAACTCGCGCTGCCCCTCTGCCGCAATCTTCATCATCGCAATGCGGTAATCCGGACGAATCTTCGAATCGGTCAGCAACCGATACCCTTCCCCGATCAACAAATCGCCCACATTCAGCGCCACCGGCATGCTGTACTCCTCATGCAACGTCGCCTCACCGTAACGTTCGCGATCATTGTCCTCGATGTCATCGTGCACCAGCGACGCCTTGTGGAAACACTCCACCGCAATCGCCGCACGTTTCACATCATCGCTGATCTCCCCTTCTGGATCGCTGCGCAAAGCCTGATAAGCCGCAATCGTCAAAAACGGCCTCCAGCGATTCCCCGCCCGCGCCAGCCAGTCACGTCCAATCCCTTCCGACTTGTCCGTGGTCGGCCCCATCAACCGCTCAAGACTCTCCCGTGTGAACCACCCCTTCACCTCCTCCTGCAAAGCATTCAGATTCAACCGACGCGTCTTGTCTTCACTGGTCAAATGGATATAATCCCACACCCAGTCGATATCCACCGTGGTATCAATGCAGTCGTCCTGCAAAAGCGGCACCGCCACCGCCGGAATCGCCGCCGCTTCCACATAAGGAAACGTGCGCTCCAACACCGGCAGACACGAAATCCCCACAATCGCCTCAATCTTACCAGTCTGAATCAAACTCATCACCAGAGCCGAACCCTCTGCCACCAGCACCGCATACCCCAACCGTTCCGCCTCATTCTGAAAATCCTGAATGGTGCAAAGACCACACTGCTTGCAAAGCAATCCAAACTCATCAAATGGTGCCGGGCACTTGCTCTCCACCCGCAGACACTTCGGCATCAACAACAGCCGCTTCTCAAACGGCACCGTCGCCAGCGATTCGCGCCACAGCTCATTGTTGAGCAGCACCCCGACGTAGTCCGTGTATTGCGGCAAAAACTGGTTGTCCGCCATGATCTTCTCCGCATGCACCCGCAGTTCATCCGCCGGCATCGGCGGCACCAACGGAGTTGCCTCCAAATAATCGCGAATCACCGACAGAACGTGATCACGCTCAATCTTGCTCTGCGGAATGTTCTTCTTCGGTTGCCTGAACCGACGCACCGTGATGGGCACCTGTGGAGGAAGCTGGACGGAGCGGACGGCGATAGTAGACATAAGCAGACAGGCGGGATCAGATCAGAAAATTACCTTAAGAGAACGCATGCACACGCACCGCCCTTCCAGTTATTTATTTATGCACGACAGCTGCATAAAGTTGCAACGAAAAAGGCCCGCGATTTGCCCAAACTTGCGTTTTCTCATTCATCCCCGTTGCCCAACACCACATCCACGGTAAAA is part of the Phragmitibacter flavus genome and encodes:
- a CDS encoding tRNA dihydrouridine synthase — encoded protein: MLGAEAPMLALAPMQDVTDWPFWKLIQGYGGADFYVTEYFRVHADSRLEKDILRSVVENPTGRPVVAQMIGNDVPSLVRTAKELQQSSAVAIDLNLGCPAPIVYKKCAGGGLLRDLALVDRILGALREAVTVKLTVKTRIGFDDPAVFEDLLPILNRHEIDLLTVHGRTVKEMYRSEVHYDFIARAVEVMSCPVIANGNVYSAQKASEVLDLTGAAGLMIGRGAIRNPWMFRQIREHLGGESVYLPSGREVLRYVEALYEAVTSDAVAELYRVQKMKKYLNFIGLGIEPTGSFLHAMRRVTTREAMMGLCAQFLDHDEPMALEPYEPELKEQDVLAGSHR
- a CDS encoding MerR family transcriptional regulator, which produces MPPNSKELRHPIKVVCHRTGLTSHAIRVWERRYGLICCQRTDSNRRLYSDDEIERLRLLKTLTDCGHRISQISKLDHEELYALHKKDLPQSAPEDPHSRIHSTPAQCLARCLEAVVELEAAAMTELLEQSLIRYGARTTLIQIVAPLVHEVGEAWRKGELRVVHEHLATNVVRDFLALSVRCYPNNRNSPEIVIATPTGQIHEVGALLAAAAARDLGWRATYLGPSLPAEEIAAAAATRKARAVALSTVYPGDDPQIPIEITRLRQLLPAETTMLIGGRAAFGYHGALRIPDVHLVTGLHDLEKILERIPSTAPAQPAPDQSTFA
- a CDS encoding low molecular weight protein-tyrosine-phosphatase codes for the protein MTKSNTSILFVCMGNICRSPAAEGVMLHQLEKASLSDQVRIDSAGTFGFHAGNLPDKRMRAAASHRGITLESRAREIQPADLESFDLILVMDRDNLANVRALDPTQIHQEKIRLFCDYCTEHDQKEVPDPYYGGPDGFELVLDLLEDGCTELTRRLQAHQPLR
- a CDS encoding fructosamine kinase family protein, with the protein product MATALLQHLCQRISDETSQPFESFTTQPASGGCIHQSYILRGRQHQYFVKTNRASLINLFATEAESLKALAATQTLRVPNPLCFGVKDSHSYLVLEHLDLIPSRDPADAAAMGTQLAALHRQLAPDNHHGWRASNFIGATLQPNQPNTNWIDFWREQRLNWQFQLAQDQGVRFKNRDRLLDNLPHLFRDYRPVPSLLHGDLWSGNASFTADGTPVIFDPASYYGDRETDLAFTELFGSFPPAFYIAYDNAWPRHSGWQTRRELYNLYHILNHYHLFGGHYAPQAQQMIDQLVQKL
- the thiD gene encoding bifunctional hydroxymethylpyrimidine kinase/phosphomethylpyrimidine kinase, which gives rise to MNRLSPPVVLTMAGSDCSAGAGIQADLKTFTTLGCFGLTALTSVVAETSTLVERVQLLDAAMVEDQVRVLMEGFPLAAAKTGMLGGRSQIAAVVKVWSTLGRGIPLVVDPVMVATSGASLLEADAVDEMTGKLFPLATVLTPNLDEAAALVGRRIESRDEMVLGAEVLVERYGCAVLMKGGHLQGSQVPDLLLEKKQGRLIWFEGERIEGVNTHGTGCTYSAAIAAGLGHGKSLEEAVREGKAFVTQAIAEHFRWGQVQALNHTIRDR
- a CDS encoding polyprenyl synthetase family protein, which codes for MSTIAVRSVQLPPQVPITVRRFRQPKKNIPQSKIERDHVLSVIRDYLEATPLVPPMPADELRVHAEKIMADNQFLPQYTDYVGVLLNNELWRESLATVPFEKRLLLMPKCLRVESKCPAPFDEFGLLCKQCGLCTIQDFQNEAERLGYAVLVAEGSALVMSLIQTGKIEAIVGISCLPVLERTFPYVEAAAIPAVAVPLLQDDCIDTTVDIDWVWDYIHLTSEDKTRRLNLNALQEEVKGWFTRESLERLMGPTTDKSEGIGRDWLARAGNRWRPFLTIAAYQALRSDPEGEISDDVKRAAIAVECFHKASLVHDDIEDNDRERYGEATLHEEYSMPVALNVGDLLIGEGYRLLTDSKIRPDYRIAMMKIAAEGQRELCRGQGAELLWNEHPVALDTKQVLEIFRSKTAPAFEVALKIGAAMSGQLDETEEALHEYSEALGIAYQIRDDLDDLGDDADANNQATIRPSVVLSLLRERGTGEVKETMEKLWAGELPQIPDKALIREWAQSSSAHEKAMMLLESYKEQAVRSLQTVDNANLKGLLRRVIGKIFNDLQIKGWCHEFEVGNVTNTSKEAVVA